In the Chroococcidiopsis sp. SAG 2025 genome, one interval contains:
- a CDS encoding NUDIX hydrolase, producing the protein MGSLDYKWLEWAKKLEAIAQTGLTYTEGVFDRERYKSLRAIATEIMATYSHVEPSYVLDLFSQEVGYATPKVDVRAAVFQEDKLLLVKEKVDGCWSLPGGYADIGNSPSEVVVREVQEESGYLTRAVKLLAVYDRDKQGHPPFPYAVYKLHFLCELIGGSPSSSIETDEVAFFGEDEIPPLSLTRVMPTQITKIFHYHRHPDLPTYFD; encoded by the coding sequence ATGGGTTCTCTAGATTACAAATGGCTGGAATGGGCAAAAAAGCTAGAGGCGATCGCGCAAACTGGTTTGACTTATACCGAAGGAGTGTTTGACAGAGAACGCTACAAATCCCTACGGGCGATCGCGACGGAAATTATGGCAACTTATAGTCATGTCGAGCCTAGCTACGTTCTCGATTTATTTTCTCAAGAGGTTGGTTATGCTACCCCAAAAGTAGACGTGCGGGCGGCGGTTTTCCAAGAAGATAAGTTGTTACTGGTAAAGGAAAAAGTAGACGGTTGTTGGTCGCTACCAGGAGGTTATGCTGACATAGGCAACTCTCCTAGTGAAGTCGTAGTGCGCGAAGTTCAGGAAGAATCAGGATATCTTACCCGCGCCGTCAAATTACTTGCTGTCTACGATCGCGACAAACAGGGACATCCGCCTTTCCCTTATGCTGTTTACAAGTTACATTTCCTTTGCGAACTCATTGGCGGTTCTCCATCATCTAGTATTGAAACTGATGAAGTCGCTTTTTTTGGCGAAGATGAAATTCCTCCCTTGTCTCTGACACGGGTAATGCCTACTCAAATTACTAAAATTTTTCACTACCATCGCCATCCAGATTTACCAACTTATTTTGATTAA
- a CDS encoding transposase produces the protein MWCEDEAGPFGTAPYPGSNWQPVGKPTRQEHEYIRNGTAKLLTLFHPATGQVRVKGVTSCTNAVLHEWLKQELASVVQSLPTPARLLKPEENQRLWKSWQQGLKVRFTLPHDLPPLRMLLVMDNLVGHKTPQLVLWLCAHGIMPLYTPLGGSWLNMAESIQRILKRRALEGHHPQTAYQIIEWLEATAFGWNQQPTPFVWAGLRAQRRDRARQRFHSLGGSGACTHRPLRRTTIAKNNGNTHTK, from the coding sequence GTGTGGTGCGAAGACGAGGCGGGACCATTTGGCACTGCTCCTTACCCTGGTAGCAATTGGCAGCCAGTAGGTAAACCGACACGGCAAGAACATGAATATATCCGTAATGGCACAGCCAAGCTGTTAACGCTATTCCATCCCGCTACTGGGCAAGTACGAGTTAAGGGTGTTACCAGTTGTACCAATGCTGTGTTGCACGAATGGCTCAAGCAAGAATTAGCTAGTGTTGTACAATCACTGCCAACTCCAGCTCGATTACTCAAGCCTGAAGAAAATCAACGGTTATGGAAAAGTTGGCAGCAGGGGTTGAAAGTACGCTTTACACTCCCACACGACTTACCGCCACTGCGAATGTTGCTAGTGATGGATAACTTGGTCGGACATAAAACTCCCCAGTTGGTATTGTGGCTGTGTGCTCATGGCATCATGCCGCTCTACACACCTCTTGGCGGTAGCTGGCTGAATATGGCTGAGTCGATTCAACGAATTCTCAAACGCCGAGCTCTAGAGGGGCATCATCCGCAAACAGCCTATCAAATTATTGAGTGGTTGGAAGCAACTGCTTTTGGATGGAACCAACAACCAACGCCGTTTGTCTGGGCAGGATTACGAGCGCAACGTCGAGACAGAGCGCGTCAAAGATTTCACTCTCTTGGTGGTTCTGGTGCCTGTACGCATCGTCCTCTTCGGCGGACAACTATTGCCAAAAATAATGGCAACACTCATACCAAATGA
- a CDS encoding helix-turn-helix domain-containing protein translates to MTRQKKAPLRPLSDEEQTDLKKLSRSQSQSSASVMRAKAILAVALGADYTSAAQLVGLRCGDTVSKWVSRFNVEGLAALQPRHGGGAVVQYSEPEKQRILSEFQRQPERQKEGTATWSVATLQRALRQAPDGLTQISTYTIWQVLKEAGYSWQKSRSWLKTGQVKRIRKGKLVVVTDPDTVAKKN, encoded by the coding sequence ATGACACGGCAAAAAAAAGCACCTTTGCGACCGTTAAGTGATGAAGAACAAACCGACTTGAAAAAACTGAGCCGTTCTCAATCCCAATCATCTGCTAGTGTCATGCGGGCCAAAGCGATTCTAGCCGTGGCTCTTGGGGCTGATTACACGAGTGCAGCGCAGTTAGTAGGATTACGCTGTGGTGATACGGTCAGCAAGTGGGTCAGTCGCTTCAATGTTGAAGGCTTAGCTGCCTTACAGCCTCGACATGGCGGTGGGGCAGTAGTGCAATACAGCGAACCAGAAAAACAACGCATCCTGTCCGAATTTCAGCGTCAACCAGAGCGGCAGAAAGAGGGCACGGCAACCTGGTCAGTAGCTACACTTCAACGGGCTTTGCGTCAGGCTCCTGATGGCTTAACCCAAATCAGTACTTATACAATTTGGCAGGTACTCAAAGAGGCGGGCTATAGCTGGCAAAAGAGCCGCAGTTGGTTAAAAACTGGACAGGTGAAGCGCATACGCAAAGGCAAGCTAGTAGTAGTAACTGACCCAGATACCGTGGCAAAAAAAAACTGA
- a CDS encoding MBL fold metallo-hydrolase, with the protein MAHINLRRPQNTDGDFYVDTTCIDCDTCRWMTPEVFNRTGEQSAVYHQPANETERLRALQALLACPTSSIGTVEKPKDIKFAQDSFPILVAENVYHCGYHAENSYGAASYLIVRPEENVLVDSPRFAPPLVKKIEEMGGIQYMYLTHRDDVADHQKYRDYFKCDRILHADEISGSTRSVEIKLTGTEPYQLAPDLLIIPVPGHTKGHTVLLYKDKFLFTGDHLAWDDDDQILAGFPGVCWYSWSELIKSTYRLLDYSFEWVLPGHGRRYHADTVTMRHKLKEGIEWMEQQ; encoded by the coding sequence ATGGCTCATATAAACTTGCGTCGCCCTCAAAATACAGATGGAGATTTTTATGTCGATACCACTTGTATTGACTGCGATACTTGTCGTTGGATGACTCCAGAAGTATTTAATCGTACTGGCGAACAATCGGCAGTTTATCACCAACCTGCAAATGAAACAGAAAGATTACGGGCGTTGCAAGCCTTACTTGCTTGTCCTACTAGTTCTATTGGTACGGTAGAAAAGCCAAAAGATATCAAATTTGCACAAGACAGTTTTCCGATTCTTGTCGCGGAAAATGTTTATCACTGCGGCTATCATGCTGAAAATTCCTATGGTGCAGCGAGTTATTTAATTGTGCGTCCAGAGGAAAATGTATTAGTAGATTCGCCTCGTTTTGCGCCACCTTTGGTCAAAAAAATCGAAGAAATGGGGGGAATTCAGTATATGTATCTCACCCACCGCGATGATGTTGCCGACCATCAAAAATATCGAGATTATTTTAAATGCGATCGCATCCTTCATGCTGACGAAATTTCCGGCAGTACCCGCAGTGTAGAAATCAAGCTAACTGGTACGGAACCTTATCAATTAGCACCAGATTTGCTAATTATTCCCGTACCTGGACATACCAAAGGTCACACAGTTTTACTCTACAAAGACAAGTTTCTCTTTACAGGCGATCATCTTGCTTGGGATGATGACGACCAAATATTAGCAGGTTTTCCAGGTGTCTGCTGGTATTCTTGGTCAGAACTGATTAAGTCTACCTATCGCTTGTTAGATTACTCATTTGAATGGGTATTACCCGGTCACGGTCGCCGCTATCATGCAGATACAGTAACAATGCGGCATAAACTCAAAGAAGGCATTGAGTGGATGGAACAACAGTGA
- the ald gene encoding alanine dehydrogenase, with protein sequence MEIGVPKETKDQEFRVGLSPSSVRVLHENGHAIFVETEAGTGAGFTDTDYQQAGAQIVSTPEAAWNRELVVKVKEPLQPEYKFLQKEQLLFTYLHLAADRALTEHLIDCGVTAIAYETVEQPGNNKLPLLTPMSIIAGRLSVQFGARFLERQQGGRGVLLGGVPGVRPGKVVILGGGVVGTEAARIAVGMGAAVQILDVNVDRLSYLETIFGSRVELLYSNSAQIEAVVSQADLLIGAVLVPGRKAPILVPRNLVKQMHPGAVIVDVAVDQGGCIETLRPTSHTNPVYVEEGVVHYGVPNMPGAVPWTATQALNNSTLPYVLQLANLGLKAVEVNPFLAAGVNVQNHRLVHPAVGQVFPDLVS encoded by the coding sequence ATGGAAATAGGCGTTCCTAAAGAAACAAAAGACCAAGAATTTCGGGTGGGTTTAAGTCCTTCTAGCGTGCGAGTACTGCACGAAAACGGTCACGCTATCTTTGTTGAAACTGAAGCTGGAACGGGGGCTGGCTTTACCGATACAGATTACCAGCAAGCCGGAGCGCAAATCGTTTCCACTCCAGAAGCTGCTTGGAACCGAGAGTTAGTTGTGAAGGTGAAAGAACCACTCCAGCCGGAATATAAATTTTTGCAAAAAGAGCAGTTATTATTTACCTACTTGCATCTAGCAGCCGATCGCGCTTTGACCGAACATTTAATTGATTGTGGCGTAACGGCGATCGCATACGAAACTGTAGAACAACCTGGTAATAATAAACTTCCTTTACTCACTCCCATGAGTATTATTGCTGGTCGCCTCTCGGTACAGTTTGGCGCTCGGTTTCTCGAACGCCAGCAGGGGGGACGGGGTGTACTATTGGGTGGCGTACCAGGGGTAAGACCAGGTAAAGTCGTCATCCTGGGGGGTGGTGTTGTCGGTACGGAAGCGGCGCGAATTGCCGTTGGAATGGGTGCAGCCGTACAAATTTTAGATGTCAACGTCGATCGCCTATCCTACTTAGAAACTATATTTGGTTCTAGAGTAGAACTACTTTACAGTAACTCCGCTCAGATTGAAGCTGTTGTCTCCCAAGCTGACTTACTCATCGGTGCTGTGTTAGTCCCTGGACGCAAAGCGCCGATCCTCGTCCCGCGTAACTTAGTCAAACAGATGCATCCTGGTGCGGTAATTGTGGATGTTGCTGTCGATCAAGGCGGTTGTATTGAAACTTTACGCCCAACTTCTCACACTAATCCAGTTTATGTAGAAGAGGGAGTCGTCCACTATGGCGTTCCTAATATGCCTGGGGCTGTCCCTTGGACGGCAACTCAAGCATTAAATAACAGTACCCTACCATACGTGTTGCAATTGGCAAATTTGGGTCTGAAAGCTGTGGAAGTTAATCCTTTCTTAGCGGCTGGTGTCAACGTTCAAAACCATCGCCTAGTCCATCCCGCCGTTGGGCAGGTGTTTCCTGATTTGGTGAGTTAG
- a CDS encoding chlorophyll a/b-binding protein — MTAQPQPTTTPRLEEPKFGFNEYAERLNGRAAMIGFLLMVAIEVVTGHGVLAWLGLK; from the coding sequence ATGACTGCCCAACCTCAACCAACAACTACACCTAGACTAGAAGAACCGAAGTTTGGCTTCAATGAGTATGCCGAGCGCTTGAACGGACGAGCGGCGATGATCGGTTTTTTATTGATGGTGGCGATCGAAGTTGTTACCGGACACGGCGTACTAGCTTGGCTGGGCTTGAAATAA